The proteins below are encoded in one region of Pygocentrus nattereri isolate fPygNat1 chromosome 13, fPygNat1.pri, whole genome shotgun sequence:
- the rfng gene encoding beta-1,3-N-acetylglucosaminyltransferase radical fringe → MHLSSIGISKRCFLVSLALCALLLLLISTLQTPQRQGEPPQPRPHARPTRAGRGNKPHSTRNATGHSAAGNVKDFSVTRPHPPEAGPRRPEGNAPHASLPGSQSREPLELKDIFIAVKTTRKYHKSRLQLLFQTWVSEAKEQTFIFTDGEDAELKKKAGANIINTNCSAAHTRQALCCKMSVEYDKFIESQKKWFCHVDDDNYVILPSLLQLLSSYSHTQDVYLGRPSLDHPIETAERVKSDGSVSVKFWFATGGAGFCISRGLALKMSPWASLGNFITTAEKIRLPDDCTIGYIIEALLEVPLKHTRLFHSHLENLQRLRTDSVLRQVTLSYGGFENKRNVVSIAGGFSLAEDPSRFKTVHCLLYPKTHWCPHNVHH, encoded by the exons ATGCATTTGTCCTCCATTGGCATCAGCAAACGCTGCTTCCTGGTCTCCTTGGCCCTCTGtgccctgctgctgctgctaatcTCCACCCTGCAGACACCTCAGCGCCAGGGGGAGCCCCCCCAGCCTCGGCCCCATGCCAGGCCCACCAGAGCCGGGAGAGGGAACAAACCCCACAGCACCCGCAATGCCACCGGGCACAGCGCTGCCGGTAATGTCAAGGATTTCAGCGTCACCCGGCCGCATCCTCCTGAGGCTGGACCCCGGAGGCCGGAAGGGAACGCGCCTCATGCCAGCTTGCCTGGCTCTCAGTCCAGGGAGCCTCTGGAGCTGAAGGACATTTTTATCGCTGTTAAGACCACTAGGAAGTATCACAAGTCACGGCTGCAGTTGCTATTTCAGACCTGGGTGTCGGAAGCCAAGGAACAG ACGTTTATCTTCACTGATGGTGAGGATGCGGAGCTGAAGAAGAAAGCAG GTGCCAACATCATCAACACCAACTGTTCAGCTGCCCACACTCGTCAGGCCCTGTGCTGTAAGATGTCTGTGGAGTATGACAAGTTCATCGAGTCGCAGAAAAA ATGGTTCTGCCATGTGGATGACGATAATTACGTGATCCTCCCCAGTCTCCTGCAGCTGCTATCCTCCTATTCCCATACGCAGGATGTGTACCTGGGCCGGCCCAGCCTGGACCACCCCATAGAGACTGCCGAGAGGGTTAAGAGTGATGGATCA GTGTCTGTTAAGTTCTGGTTCGCCACTGGAGGTGCCGGGTTCTGCATCAGTCGAGGCTTAGCACTCAAGATGAGTCCGTGGGCGAG TCTGGGGAACTTCATCACTACAGCGGAGAAAATCCGTCTCCCTGACGACTGCACGATAGGGTACATCATCGAGGCTTTACTGGAGGTTCCTCTGAAGCACACGCGGCTCTTCCACTCCCACCTGGAGAACCTGCAGAGACTGCGCACTGACAGCGTTCTCAGACAG GTGACACTCAGCTACGGTGGCTTTGAGAACAAGAGGAACGTGGTCAGCATCGCAGGAGGTTTCTCCTTGGCTGAAGATCCTTCACG GTTTAAGACGGTCCACTGCCTGCTTTACCCCAAGACTCACTGGTGTCCCCACAATGTTCACCACTGA